In one window of Desulfovibrio inopinatus DSM 10711 DNA:
- a CDS encoding PAS domain-containing sensor histidine kinase has protein sequence MTKEKSNEGILASENAQLKQKIAILEHELCSMKMLCGTAVESGGDTQEMQTALKQSQELLQSVFCSIRDSLIVLDRHWRIVLTNFRGDASKEAPPDVVGAPCYIIFMGRERPCEECHVLTAFHTGQPVCVEKTSPITGQSFDIYAYPMFNDAGEVELVVEHAHNITAFKQQEDALRSALREKESLMREVTHRVKNNLQLVASLLQIQQGTMDNGRDSTTLAAAQSRIRSIALVHEELYQAKDLSQIGFRTYLEKLVPKSLAAHSLGRSIEYELDLEDIVLSIDQAVPLGLLVNELVTNAARHAFRGKATGRVYVSFVAEGDTLVLCVADSGNGMPEGMDIYTATTMGFILITNLAGQLRGQLSMDSGSSGTTFRLRLPRHETGTRFKFDHTERETNGT, from the coding sequence ATGACGAAAGAAAAAAGCAACGAGGGGATACTTGCCTCCGAGAATGCTCAGCTGAAGCAAAAAATTGCAATCTTGGAGCATGAACTCTGTAGCATGAAGATGTTGTGTGGTACCGCTGTTGAATCGGGGGGGGACACCCAAGAAATGCAAACAGCGCTTAAACAGTCACAAGAGCTTTTGCAGAGTGTTTTTTGTTCCATTCGAGATAGTCTTATTGTGCTTGATCGTCATTGGCGTATTGTTCTGACAAATTTTCGGGGGGACGCCTCAAAAGAAGCCCCTCCCGACGTTGTTGGGGCTCCATGCTATATCATTTTTATGGGGCGTGAACGTCCGTGTGAGGAGTGTCATGTTTTAACGGCGTTCCATACCGGACAACCGGTGTGTGTAGAAAAAACGAGTCCTATCACCGGGCAATCCTTTGATATTTATGCCTATCCTATGTTCAATGATGCCGGTGAAGTGGAATTGGTGGTAGAGCATGCCCACAACATCACGGCATTCAAACAGCAGGAAGACGCATTGCGCTCGGCTCTTCGTGAAAAAGAGAGCTTGATGCGTGAGGTCACACACCGCGTTAAAAACAACTTGCAACTTGTTGCGAGTCTTCTTCAAATTCAACAAGGTACGATGGATAATGGTCGCGACAGTACCACATTGGCCGCCGCACAAAGTCGAATCAGGAGCATCGCCTTGGTCCACGAAGAATTGTATCAGGCGAAAGATTTGTCGCAAATTGGGTTTCGTACCTATCTCGAGAAATTGGTTCCCAAGAGTCTGGCCGCTCATAGTCTGGGTCGATCGATCGAATATGAACTCGATCTCGAGGATATTGTTTTAAGTATTGATCAGGCTGTCCCGCTTGGATTGTTGGTCAACGAGCTTGTTACCAATGCAGCGCGCCACGCCTTCAGAGGAAAAGCAACTGGACGTGTGTATGTCTCGTTTGTTGCAGAAGGCGATACATTGGTGCTTTGTGTTGCGGATTCGGGGAATGGAATGCCTGAAGGTATGGATATTTATACGGCAACCACCATGGGCTTCATTCTTATAACGAATTTGGCCGGGCAACTTCGAGGCCAACTCTCTATGGATTCAGGTTCTTCCGGTACGACCTTTCGTTTGCGGTTGCCTCGTCATGAGACAGGGACGCGTTTCAAGTTTGATCATACCGAGAGAGAAACGAATGGAACATAG